One window of Hujiaoplasma nucleasis genomic DNA carries:
- a CDS encoding ABC transporter ATP-binding protein: MLKIENVSKSYDGKRKAINNINLTIQPGEIYGFIGHNGAGKTTLLKSIAGILSFDEGEIYIHNYSIKKQALEAKKLMAYIPDNPDIYESLTARQYLDFIADVFNIELDLRNQKIQEYANMFEMAEKLNDPISSFSHGMKQKTAIMGALIHDPKVLLLDEPFVGLDPKAAFLLKEVFHKLCEKGTLIFFSTHVLEVAEKLCHKVAIIKNGEIVTNGETKTVIEDNSLENIFMELLKES, encoded by the coding sequence ATGTTAAAAATAGAAAATGTATCAAAGTCATATGATGGCAAAAGAAAGGCTATAAATAATATAAATTTAACCATTCAACCTGGTGAAATTTATGGTTTTATAGGACATAATGGGGCTGGAAAAACAACCCTATTAAAATCCATAGCAGGAATATTAAGTTTTGATGAAGGTGAAATTTACATTCATAACTATTCAATCAAAAAACAGGCTTTAGAAGCCAAAAAATTAATGGCTTATATTCCTGACAATCCTGACATCTATGAATCCTTAACCGCAAGACAATATTTGGATTTTATTGCTGATGTATTTAATATTGAATTAGACCTAAGAAATCAAAAGATTCAGGAATATGCTAACATGTTTGAAATGGCTGAGAAACTAAACGATCCTATCTCATCATTTTCCCATGGTATGAAACAAAAAACAGCTATTATGGGAGCTCTAATTCATGATCCAAAAGTCTTATTACTCGATGAACCATTTGTAGGTTTAGATCCTAAAGCTGCCTTTTTGTTAAAAGAAGTATTTCATAAACTATGTGAAAAAGGTACTTTAATATTCTTTTCAACCCATGTATTGGAAGTTGCTGAAAAATTGTGTCATAAAGTAGCTATTATTAAAAACGGTGAAATTGTAACCAATGGTGAAACAAAAACTGTAATTGAGGATAACTCACTAGAGAATATATTCATGGAGTTATTAAAAGAATCATGA
- the rsmD gene encoding 16S rRNA (guanine(966)-N(2))-methyltransferase RsmD — protein MLRVIAGKYKSRKLKDVKSNLTRPTTDKNKETIYNSVGQFFEGGACLDLFAGSGSLGIEALSRGMTHCDFVDKQYSAIKVIKENIKVLNLDEETMVYQKDALSFLNSTSQTYDLILVDPPYKLDAYQDILDVISSRHLLNKHGIIVMESDHLREVDPKNDLIKIKEKKLGQSKISIFERT, from the coding sequence ATGTTAAGAGTTATTGCAGGTAAGTATAAGTCCAGAAAACTAAAAGACGTTAAATCAAATTTAACTAGACCCACCACAGACAAAAATAAAGAAACCATTTATAATTCTGTTGGTCAGTTCTTTGAAGGTGGGGCTTGTCTTGATTTATTTGCTGGAAGTGGTTCGCTCGGTATAGAAGCCCTATCTAGGGGAATGACTCACTGTGACTTTGTGGACAAACAATATTCAGCCATTAAAGTCATAAAAGAAAATATAAAAGTTTTAAATCTCGATGAAGAAACCATGGTATACCAAAAAGATGCTTTAAGTTTTCTAAATTCAACGAGTCAAACCTACGATTTAATTTTAGTTGATCCGCCTTATAAGTTAGATGCTTATCAAGATATATTAGATGTGATTTCAAGTAGACACTTACTTAATAAACATGGTATAATTGTCATGGAATCTGATCATTTAAGAGAAGTTGACCCAAAGAATGATTTGATTAAAATCAAGGAGAAGAAATTAGGCCAAAGTAAAATTAGTATTTTTGAAAGGACATAA
- a CDS encoding glycerophosphodiester phosphodiesterase family protein, with protein MRDLFKSMGSLIFFDIKKLIFVELFIKVMGFLVIYPLFRIGFYYSLELSGFNYISNNQLIDYLKQPSTIIIAFIFLFIFSVYLLLEYVLITILVDDAKKQNKSPYILFFKRAFSKYFLLLRKYHFFILLAIIIFFIVFEFGQIFLFTSSISLPESIIIDLQSINLSIGLILAIYLFLLWIFIEIIFFTHSLIHRSSTIKDAFTHSRLTLSKKRIKTFILLLSLNVILNLFLIIIYGLILFIASQIIGIIHGSNVIYSIIITSMYSIYWIIGIVFSAIIIPLNISLISHIYYQSNETMTLNIETYANQKQMDKKWLISFSILAFLIVFAFNIASISSSVSDTEDRFQILKQEEIIAHRGASMQAPENTLAALDLAINQGADAVEFDVKGTKDNIPILLHDDTLIRTTQFDIKLNVKDINYETIEKYEAGSWFSDDFSGEKIPTLEEAFQLIAGRTVAFMDMKTNNRIIELEVVRLIEAYEMENHVKIMSFDVNQLKRFKKLNPNLETILLVSDFYGQIDPLFYSDDIDHFALRISIIDRDPSIVKRIHHHGKRVYAWTVDTENQIVIGVNADVDGFITKRPIEAREIAHSKTSNDDFTALLERIFKVKK; from the coding sequence ATGCGAGATTTATTTAAATCAATGGGTTCTCTAATCTTTTTTGATATTAAAAAACTCATCTTTGTTGAGTTATTCATCAAAGTTATGGGTTTTTTAGTCATTTATCCTCTCTTTAGAATTGGTTTTTATTATTCTCTTGAACTTTCTGGTTTTAACTACATCAGCAACAATCAATTAATTGATTATTTAAAGCAGCCATCTACTATCATCATTGCCTTTATATTCTTATTCATCTTTAGTGTTTATCTTTTATTGGAATATGTCCTTATCACTATTTTAGTTGATGATGCAAAAAAGCAAAATAAATCACCTTATATCTTATTTTTTAAAAGGGCTTTTTCTAAGTACTTTTTACTTTTAAGGAAATATCACTTTTTTATCTTATTGGCTATTATTATATTTTTTATTGTTTTTGAATTTGGTCAAATCTTTTTATTTACTTCTTCGATTAGCCTACCTGAATCCATTATTATTGATCTACAATCCATCAATCTATCCATTGGATTAATTTTGGCTATTTACTTGTTTTTACTTTGGATATTTATTGAAATAATCTTTTTTACCCATAGTCTAATCCATAGGTCTTCTACTATAAAGGATGCTTTCACTCATTCACGTTTAACCTTATCTAAAAAGAGAATAAAGACTTTTATACTCCTTTTATCTTTAAACGTGATATTAAACTTATTCTTAATTATTATTTATGGACTTATTTTATTTATTGCCAGCCAGATTATTGGGATTATACATGGTTCTAATGTCATTTATTCTATCATTATTACTTCTATGTATAGTATTTATTGGATTATTGGTATTGTTTTTTCGGCCATTATTATTCCTTTAAATATAAGTCTTATTTCCCATATTTATTACCAGTCCAATGAAACAATGACTTTAAATATCGAGACTTATGCTAATCAAAAACAAATGGACAAAAAATGGCTGATTTCATTTAGTATTCTTGCCTTCCTTATAGTCTTTGCATTTAATATAGCCTCTATATCCTCAAGTGTTAGTGATACTGAAGATAGGTTCCAAATCTTGAAACAGGAAGAAATCATTGCCCATAGAGGAGCGTCTATGCAAGCCCCCGAGAATACTTTAGCTGCCTTAGATTTAGCCATTAATCAAGGCGCTGATGCGGTTGAATTTGATGTTAAGGGAACAAAAGATAATATACCTATTCTTTTACATGATGATACTTTAATTCGAACAACTCAATTTGATATTAAATTAAACGTTAAAGACATCAATTATGAAACCATAGAAAAATATGAAGCTGGTTCATGGTTTTCTGATGATTTTTCTGGTGAAAAAATACCTACTTTGGAAGAAGCTTTTCAATTAATCGCTGGTAGGACTGTGGCTTTTATGGATATGAAAACTAACAATAGGATTATTGAACTTGAGGTTGTAAGACTCATAGAAGCATATGAGATGGAAAACCATGTTAAAATTATGTCTTTTGATGTCAATCAGCTGAAACGTTTTAAGAAGCTTAATCCAAATTTAGAAACCATTCTTTTAGTATCAGATTTTTATGGGCAAATTGATCCTTTATTTTATTCAGATGATATCGACCACTTTGCTTTAAGAATATCGATTATTGATCGTGATCCTTCTATTGTTAAGCGCATCCATCATCATGGAAAAAGGGTCTATGCTTGGACAGTTGATACCGAAAATCAAATTGTCATAGGTGTCAATGCTGATGTGGATGGTTTTATTACAAAAAGACCTATAGAAGCTAGAGAAATAGCTCATTCTAAGACGAGTAATGATGATTTTACAGCCTTGTTGGAAAGAATATTTAAAGTTAAAAAATAA
- the ppdK gene encoding pyruvate, phosphate dikinase produces the protein MSKFVYLFKEANQSMRNLLGGKGANLGEMTSLGLPIPQGFTVSTEACTRYYEDGKKINKDIEKQIFEALAETEKIVNKKFGDNSNPFLVSVRSGARASMPGMMDTILNLGLNDEAVVGLAKQTDNERFAYDSYRRFITMFSDVVMEINKSNFEKIFDAKKEAKGIELDTDLTAEDLKDIVEAFKVKYKELKGQPFPQDPKEQLILAVEAVFRSWDNPRAQYYRRMNNIPYEWGTAVNVQSMVFGNMGDTSGTGVAFTRNPSNGEKALYGEYLFNAQGEDVVAGIRTPKPISELEKDNPAIYKQFLEISSKLENHYRDMQDLEFTIERGELFILQTRNGKRTAQAALKIAIDMVEEGLLTEKEAILKVEPSQLDTLLHPQFDPEALAKAEVISTGLNASPGAATGKVAFTAERATEMAANGDQVILVREETSPEDIEGMAVAQGVLTARGGMTSHAAVVARGMGTCCVAGAHEVRVNEEELFFTVNGKKYKEGDYISLDGTTGKIYGEKVKTIEATVSGDFAKLMSWADKHRALKVRTNADNKRDASQAYEFGAEGIGLCRTEHMFFEGTRIKAVREMIVAKTVEEREKALAKLLPMQRQDFIELYEAMQGHPVTIRYLDPPLHEFLPTDKEDIIDLAKDLGITFDELNATINELHETNPMLGHRGVRLSITYPEIAVMQTRAVIEAAIEVNKKGLNVVPEIMIPLVGELKELKYIKERVVKTADEIIKAAGVELKYSVGTMIEIPRACLTAEEIAKEAEFFSFGTNDLTQMGFGFSRDDAGKFLADYYKKNIFNEDPFAHVDQRGIGRLMQMAVEDGRKSRPDIKLGICGEHGGDPRSVEFCHNIGLTYVSCSPFRVPIARLAAAQANIKNPRK, from the coding sequence ATGAGTAAATTTGTTTATTTATTTAAAGAAGCAAACCAATCGATGCGTAACTTACTTGGTGGTAAAGGTGCCAACCTTGGTGAAATGACTAGTTTAGGTTTACCTATCCCTCAAGGATTTACAGTATCAACTGAAGCTTGTACAAGATATTACGAAGATGGCAAAAAAATTAATAAAGACATTGAAAAACAAATCTTTGAAGCTTTAGCAGAAACAGAAAAAATCGTTAACAAAAAATTTGGAGACAACAGCAATCCATTCTTAGTATCAGTACGTTCTGGAGCGAGAGCTTCAATGCCTGGTATGATGGATACTATTTTAAACTTAGGTTTAAATGATGAAGCCGTTGTTGGTTTGGCAAAACAAACTGATAACGAAAGATTTGCCTATGACTCATACAGAAGATTCATTACCATGTTCTCTGACGTTGTTATGGAAATTAACAAAAGTAATTTTGAAAAAATCTTTGACGCTAAAAAAGAAGCAAAAGGTATTGAATTAGACACTGATTTAACTGCAGAAGATCTTAAAGATATCGTTGAAGCTTTCAAAGTTAAATACAAAGAGTTGAAAGGTCAACCATTCCCACAAGATCCAAAAGAACAATTAATCTTAGCTGTAGAAGCAGTATTTAGATCATGGGATAACCCAAGAGCTCAATACTACAGAAGAATGAACAACATTCCTTACGAATGGGGTACAGCAGTTAATGTTCAATCAATGGTATTTGGTAATATGGGAGACACATCAGGTACTGGTGTTGCCTTTACAAGAAACCCATCAAATGGAGAAAAAGCACTTTATGGAGAGTATTTATTTAATGCTCAAGGTGAAGATGTTGTTGCTGGTATCCGTACACCAAAACCTATTTCTGAATTGGAAAAAGACAATCCTGCTATTTACAAACAATTCTTAGAAATTTCTTCTAAATTAGAGAATCATTATAGAGATATGCAAGATTTAGAGTTTACTATTGAAAGAGGAGAATTATTTATTCTTCAAACAAGAAATGGTAAAAGAACAGCACAAGCTGCTTTAAAAATTGCTATTGACATGGTTGAAGAAGGCTTATTAACTGAAAAAGAAGCAATTTTAAAAGTTGAACCTTCTCAATTAGACACTTTATTACATCCACAATTTGATCCAGAAGCCTTAGCAAAAGCTGAAGTTATTTCAACTGGATTAAATGCTTCACCTGGTGCTGCTACTGGTAAAGTTGCTTTCACTGCTGAAAGAGCTACAGAAATGGCTGCTAACGGAGATCAAGTTATTCTTGTAAGAGAAGAAACTTCACCAGAAGATATCGAAGGTATGGCTGTTGCTCAAGGTGTTTTAACTGCTCGTGGTGGTATGACATCTCATGCGGCTGTTGTTGCTAGAGGTATGGGTACATGCTGTGTTGCTGGTGCTCATGAAGTTAGAGTGAATGAAGAAGAATTATTCTTTACTGTCAATGGTAAAAAATATAAAGAAGGAGACTATATCTCATTAGATGGTACTACTGGTAAAATCTACGGAGAAAAAGTTAAAACTATAGAAGCTACTGTAAGTGGTGATTTTGCTAAATTAATGTCATGGGCTGATAAACACCGTGCATTAAAAGTAAGAACCAACGCTGACAACAAACGTGATGCTTCACAAGCTTATGAATTCGGTGCTGAAGGTATTGGTTTATGCCGTACTGAACATATGTTCTTCGAAGGTACAAGAATTAAAGCTGTTCGCGAAATGATTGTTGCTAAAACAGTGGAAGAAAGAGAAAAAGCTTTAGCTAAATTATTACCTATGCAAAGACAAGACTTTATCGAATTGTATGAAGCAATGCAAGGTCATCCAGTAACTATTCGTTACTTAGATCCACCTCTACATGAATTCTTACCTACAGATAAAGAAGATATCATTGACTTAGCAAAAGACCTTGGAATCACATTTGATGAATTGAACGCTACCATTAATGAATTACATGAAACTAACCCAATGTTAGGACATCGTGGTGTAAGACTTTCAATTACATATCCAGAAATCGCTGTTATGCAAACAAGAGCTGTCATTGAAGCTGCTATTGAAGTTAATAAAAAAGGACTTAATGTTGTTCCTGAAATTATGATTCCATTAGTAGGTGAATTAAAAGAGTTAAAATATATTAAAGAACGCGTTGTGAAAACAGCTGATGAAATCATTAAAGCTGCTGGAGTAGAATTAAAATACTCTGTAGGTACTATGATTGAAATTCCTAGAGCTTGTTTAACTGCTGAAGAAATTGCTAAAGAAGCTGAATTCTTCTCATTTGGTACCAATGACCTAACTCAAATGGGCTTTGGTTTCTCAAGAGATGATGCTGGTAAGTTCTTAGCAGACTATTACAAGAAAAACATCTTTAATGAAGACCCATTCGCACATGTAGACCAAAGAGGTATCGGTCGCTTAATGCAAATGGCAGTAGAAGATGGACGTAAATCAAGACCTGATATTAAATTAGGTATTTGTGGAGAACACGGTGGAGATCCTAGATCAGTTGAGTTCTGCCATAATATTGGTTTAACTTATGTTTCTTGTTCACCATTTAGAGTGCCAATCGCAAGATTAGCTGCTGCACAAGCAAACATTAAAAACCCAAGAAAATAA
- a CDS encoding glucose-1-phosphate adenylyltransferase family protein, protein MKILSIILAGGRGSRLDILSEKRVKPSVPFAGKYRIIDFTLSNCTNSGLYDIAILTQYLPFSLNDHIGSGKPWDLDRRDTKVTLLQPHNEWYLGTADSVKKNIHYIEKGNYDYVLILSGDHIYKMNYMKMIRNHIENKADLTIGCNVIEPKDAHHFGMMKTNEELRIIDFVEKPKNSDLTLASMGIYVFNKDVLLNYLQSMDEKDLDFGKHIIPKMVSEANVFAYKFQGYWKDVGTYDAYLNTNLGLIETVDKIQLDMYDPSWKIYTRSEDMPAVKIGSKAKINQALISNGSIVAGEVKRSVISPGVTIHPLAKVSNSVILNDVEIKAGAIVDNCIIDKHTIIEEGAMVGFGDDYTPNKERPDLLTSGITVIGKHVKVPKNMVIGRNVRIFGHLDLDKEEENIIYSGSTIQ, encoded by the coding sequence ATGAAAATTCTTTCAATCATTTTAGCAGGTGGTAGAGGCTCAAGACTTGATATTCTATCAGAAAAAAGAGTAAAACCTAGTGTTCCTTTTGCAGGTAAATATCGAATCATTGATTTTACCTTAAGTAATTGTACCAACTCAGGTTTATATGACATTGCCATATTAACCCAATATTTACCTTTCTCTTTAAACGACCATATTGGATCAGGTAAACCATGGGACTTAGATAGAAGAGACACTAAAGTGACCCTTTTACAACCCCATAATGAATGGTATTTAGGGACTGCAGATTCTGTTAAGAAAAATATTCATTATATAGAAAAAGGTAATTATGACTATGTATTAATCCTTTCTGGTGATCATATCTACAAAATGAACTATATGAAAATGATTAGAAATCATATTGAAAACAAGGCAGATTTGACCATAGGATGTAATGTGATAGAACCTAAAGATGCCCATCATTTTGGGATGATGAAAACCAATGAAGAATTAAGAATTATCGATTTTGTTGAGAAACCAAAAAATTCAGACTTGACCCTAGCTTCTATGGGTATTTATGTCTTTAATAAAGACGTATTACTAAACTATTTACAATCCATGGATGAGAAAGACCTTGACTTTGGTAAGCACATCATTCCTAAAATGGTCTCAGAAGCCAATGTCTTTGCCTATAAATTCCAAGGTTATTGGAAAGATGTTGGAACCTATGATGCTTATTTAAACACCAATTTAGGTCTGATAGAAACTGTGGATAAAATTCAATTAGATATGTATGATCCTAGTTGGAAAATATATACAAGATCAGAAGATATGCCAGCAGTTAAAATTGGTTCAAAAGCTAAAATTAATCAAGCTTTAATTTCCAATGGGTCAATTGTAGCAGGTGAAGTAAAACGATCAGTGATCTCACCTGGTGTAACCATTCATCCTTTGGCTAAAGTTTCAAATTCAGTCATTCTAAATGATGTAGAAATAAAAGCAGGTGCCATTGTCGATAATTGTATTATTGACAAACACACCATTATTGAAGAAGGAGCTATGGTAGGTTTTGGTGATGATTACACACCAAACAAAGAAAGACCAGACCTCTTAACTTCAGGCATTACAGTCATTGGAAAACATGTTAAAGTACCTAAAAACATGGTTATAGGAAGAAATGTTAGAATTTTCGGCCATCTTGATTTAGATAAAGAAGAAGAAAATATCATCTATTCAGGCTCTACAATTCAATAA
- the coaD gene encoding pantetheine-phosphate adenylyltransferase: protein MRIGFYPGSFDPITLGHLDIITRGAKLFDKLYIAVSYNPNKRTTFTTEERIDLVKECVSDLDNVEVIESQKLTVNHCLEVGATHILRGLRAVTDYDYEFQMTNFNHEINDQVDTVFLMTQGKYSFLSSSSVRELAGFKGDVSPFVPENVVKAINKKFNIK from the coding sequence ATGAGAATTGGATTTTATCCAGGATCTTTTGATCCTATTACCCTAGGACATCTTGATATTATTACAAGAGGTGCCAAATTATTTGATAAATTATATATAGCAGTATCATATAATCCTAATAAAAGAACCACTTTTACAACAGAAGAAAGAATAGATCTTGTTAAAGAATGTGTGAGTGATTTAGATAATGTTGAAGTCATAGAATCACAAAAATTAACTGTGAATCATTGTTTAGAAGTTGGTGCAACCCATATACTTAGAGGTTTAAGAGCTGTTACGGATTATGATTATGAATTTCAAATGACCAATTTTAATCACGAAATTAATGATCAAGTTGATACTGTCTTTTTAATGACCCAGGGAAAGTATTCATTCTTATCATCATCATCAGTTAGAGAACTCGCTGGCTTTAAAGGTGATGTTAGTCCTTTTGTTCCTGAGAACGTGGTAAAAGCTATTAATAAGAAATTTAATATTAAATAA
- a CDS encoding putative ABC transporter permease subunit, translated as MYFKLLKVFLKENYSLKRLLGSSAKQSKTKTILLSILLIYGLGTILFSFGFLFFEMGKIFKETNSLDSLLTYIFMYSTFLSVFFVLIRAGSYLFNYKDYDFLGSLPIKNEVVVAAKISVMMVMIYISVYIVTAPMIFSYLYHHGFSLYALIVILLSLIFIPIIPMIIFSFISLLITYLLNKLGINKIFNIILTFSLLLGYMYFAFSFSADGANPFMGQAEFLDSVSQYIPTVKLFFNAVANQDILAFLIFVVINLALLLIFIFASKDLINKTNQNQTKSIRRRRHSGKLKQRSVVEALIAKEVKKFFSVNIYVMNTGFGPVLMFIGGVLSFIYAGKIEDFASQMIGLDFNIEYILLIFVGFLLSTVYTSAISLSLEGNNFWLLRSLPIKAKTIMLSKMLFNVLVGLPFAIFLTGAISFSLSFDFLTIILMMVLISSFSFASSILGSIINLYFPKFEYKNETEVVKQSMGAFLGMFGGLGLTFILGLIKAYVLDSIDINLSLLILSLLNMLVFYGGYQFINKKAESLFIKFS; from the coding sequence ATGTACTTTAAATTATTAAAAGTTTTTCTAAAAGAAAATTATTCCTTAAAAAGACTCTTAGGTTCATCCGCAAAACAAAGTAAAACAAAAACCATTCTATTATCAATTTTACTAATTTATGGTCTAGGAACGATTTTATTTTCATTTGGTTTTTTATTTTTTGAAATGGGAAAAATATTTAAAGAAACAAACTCACTGGATTCTTTATTGACCTATATTTTTATGTATTCTACCTTTTTATCAGTCTTTTTTGTCTTAATTAGGGCGGGTTCATATTTATTTAATTATAAAGATTATGATTTTTTAGGTTCTTTACCTATTAAAAATGAAGTTGTCGTGGCTGCTAAAATCTCTGTAATGATGGTTATGATATATATATCTGTATACATTGTGACAGCCCCAATGATATTCTCTTACCTATATCATCATGGTTTTTCATTATATGCATTGATTGTTATATTGTTGTCATTAATATTTATTCCAATCATTCCGATGATCATCTTTTCTTTTATCTCATTACTGATTACATACCTGCTTAATAAACTTGGGATTAACAAAATTTTTAATATTATCTTAACCTTCTCTTTATTATTAGGATATATGTATTTTGCCTTTAGTTTTAGCGCTGATGGAGCTAATCCATTCATGGGTCAGGCAGAATTCTTAGACAGTGTTAGTCAATATATACCGACAGTTAAGTTGTTTTTTAATGCAGTAGCAAATCAAGATATATTAGCTTTTTTGATTTTTGTGGTCATTAATCTTGCACTATTGCTTATTTTCATTTTTGCTAGCAAAGATTTAATCAATAAAACCAATCAAAATCAAACTAAATCAATTAGAAGAAGAAGACACAGTGGCAAACTAAAGCAACGTTCAGTTGTTGAAGCATTGATTGCTAAAGAAGTAAAGAAATTTTTCTCAGTAAATATCTATGTAATGAATACAGGTTTTGGACCGGTATTAATGTTTATTGGGGGTGTCTTATCCTTCATATATGCTGGAAAAATTGAAGATTTTGCAAGTCAAATGATAGGTTTAGATTTTAATATTGAATATATCTTATTGATTTTTGTAGGATTCCTCTTATCAACAGTCTATACTTCAGCCATTTCTTTATCTTTAGAAGGTAATAATTTTTGGTTACTAAGATCCTTGCCAATTAAAGCAAAAACCATTATGTTATCAAAAATGTTGTTTAATGTACTTGTTGGCTTACCATTTGCGATTTTTTTAACTGGAGCCATCAGTTTTTCATTATCCTTTGATTTTTTAACCATAATTTTAATGATGGTCCTTATTAGTTCTTTTTCATTTGCATCCTCTATTTTAGGTTCAATTATTAACCTTTACTTCCCTAAATTTGAATATAAAAATGAAACAGAAGTTGTAAAACAATCTATGGGAGCTTTTTTAGGAATGTTTGGAGGCTTAGGACTCACCTTTATTTTAGGTTTAATCAAAGCCTATGTTTTAGATTCAATAGACATTAATTTAAGTCTTTTAATATTGTCATTATTGAATATGCTTGTCTTCTACGGAGGCTACCAATTCATCAATAAAAAAGCTGAAAGCCTTTTCATTAAGTTTTCATAA
- a CDS encoding alpha-glucosidase encodes MKKYWWQDAIIYQIYLRSFQDSNHDGIGDIQGIIQRLDYLKDLGVNTLWISPHYDSPMDDNGYDVRDFYKVSQDYGSIDDFKELIQKAHEKDIKIITDLVLNHTSDEHPWFLAAKDPSHPDHKKFHDYYIWHEPKYNDEGQRTLPTRWISWFGGPVWEYNQATDEYYLHIFSKKMPDLNWRNKSMREDLKTMIKWWVDLGIDGFRVDASNHLEKNWDFPDGQPGYEHFSSLAKHHEYLEELGTELFIPNNLMTIGESGGAKKEEALQYAGFDGKEFNMLIQFGHCWADTDPTNTITPGKWAKGKINLVHIKESFSHWIDVFKGKGWNTIYWHNHDMPRIVSHYGNDSDYHERSAKMLAYALYLLPGTPIIYYGEEIGMTNVDYQNLNDFRDVEVFTEYENFMNNGASHQTAMQALRDRSRDNARSPMQWDDSLYAGFSHHQPWMNVNGNYKSINVEKQMNEEQSIFHTYKKLIQLRKDQDLAYGECNFIKLKDPNIFAYKTKGKTADYLVIANFSSQTIEQSIKIPKQAKMIYQNIDKSSIKKDSLIAYEARIYQINH; translated from the coding sequence ATGAAAAAATATTGGTGGCAAGACGCTATCATTTATCAAATTTATTTAAGAAGTTTTCAAGATTCTAACCATGATGGTATAGGAGATATACAAGGTATCATTCAACGTTTGGATTACTTGAAAGATTTAGGTGTTAATACCCTATGGATTTCACCACATTATGATTCTCCTATGGATGATAATGGCTATGATGTTAGAGATTTTTATAAGGTAAGTCAAGATTATGGAAGCATTGATGATTTTAAAGAACTCATTCAAAAAGCTCATGAAAAAGATATAAAAATTATTACTGATTTGGTCTTAAATCATACATCTGATGAACATCCTTGGTTTTTGGCTGCGAAAGACCCTAGTCACCCTGACCATAAAAAATTTCATGATTATTATATTTGGCATGAACCCAAATATAATGATGAAGGTCAAAGAACCTTACCTACAAGGTGGATATCATGGTTTGGTGGACCTGTATGGGAATATAATCAAGCAACCGATGAATATTACCTACATATATTTTCGAAAAAAATGCCAGATTTGAATTGGCGTAATAAATCCATGAGAGAAGATTTAAAAACCATGATCAAATGGTGGGTTGATTTGGGTATTGATGGATTTAGGGTAGATGCGTCCAACCACTTAGAGAAAAATTGGGATTTTCCTGATGGACAACCAGGTTATGAACATTTTTCTTCTTTAGCCAAACACCATGAATATTTAGAGGAATTAGGCACAGAATTATTTATTCCTAATAACTTAATGACCATTGGTGAATCAGGTGGGGCGAAAAAAGAAGAAGCCTTACAGTATGCTGGTTTTGATGGTAAGGAATTTAATATGCTTATTCAATTTGGACATTGCTGGGCAGATACAGACCCAACCAATACTATAACACCAGGTAAATGGGCAAAAGGAAAGATAAATTTAGTCCATATTAAAGAAAGTTTCTCTCATTGGATTGATGTCTTTAAAGGGAAAGGTTGGAATACTATTTATTGGCATAATCACGATATGCCAAGAATTGTATCACATTACGGTAATGATTCAGATTATCATGAAAGAAGTGCAAAAATGCTTGCTTATGCCTTATATTTATTACCTGGAACCCCAATTATTTATTATGGTGAGGAAATAGGTATGACCAATGTTGATTATCAAAATCTAAATGATTTTAGAGATGTTGAAGTTTTCACTGAATATGAAAACTTTATGAATAATGGAGCAAGTCACCAAACAGCCATGCAAGCTTTAAGGGATAGATCAAGAGACAATGCTCGTAGTCCTATGCAATGGGACGATTCTTTGTATGCTGGATTTAGTCATCACCAACCTTGGATGAATGTTAATGGCAATTATAAATCTATTAATGTAGAAAAACAAATGAATGAGGAACAATCCATCTTTCATACATATAAAAAACTCATTCAATTAAGAAAAGATCAAGACTTAGCTTATGGCGAATGTAATTTTATTAAACTTAAAGACCCTAATATTTTTGCCTACAAAACCAAGGGAAAAACTGCTGATTATTTAGTCATAGCTAATTTTAGCAGTCAGACAATTGAACAAAGCATTAAAATACCTAAGCAAGCAAAAATGATTTATCAAAATATTGATAAATCAAGCATCAAGAAAGATTCTTTAATTGCTTATGAAGCAAGAATTTACCAGATAAATCATTAA